A window of the Synechococcus sp. M16.1 genome harbors these coding sequences:
- the frr gene encoding ribosome recycling factor, whose amino-acid sequence MSTQDLEASMRKSVEATQRNFNTIRTGRANSSLLDRISVEYYGADTPLKSLATLSTPDSQTIQIQPFDISALASIEKAIAMSELGFTPNNDGKIIRINVPPLTEERRKEFCKLASKYAEEGKVALRNLRRDAIDKIKKQEKEGEFSEDQSRDEQDGVQKTLDKFIAELEKHLANKEADILKV is encoded by the coding sequence ATGTCGACCCAGGACCTCGAAGCCAGCATGCGCAAGTCGGTGGAGGCCACCCAGCGCAACTTCAACACGATCCGTACCGGCCGGGCCAATTCCTCCCTGCTGGATCGCATCAGCGTCGAGTACTACGGCGCTGACACACCGCTGAAGTCGCTGGCCACCCTGTCGACCCCGGACTCCCAGACCATCCAGATCCAACCTTTCGACATCAGCGCCCTGGCCTCGATCGAGAAGGCCATCGCCATGAGTGAGCTCGGCTTCACCCCCAACAACGACGGCAAGATCATCCGCATCAACGTGCCGCCCCTCACCGAGGAGCGCCGCAAGGAGTTCTGCAAGCTGGCCTCGAAGTACGCCGAAGAAGGCAAGGTGGCCCTGCGCAACCTGCGCCGCGACGCGATCGACAAGATCAAGAAGCAGGAAAAAGAAGGGGAGTTCTCCGAAGACCAGAGTCGCGACGAACAAGACGGCGTTCAGAAAACACTCGACAAGTTCATTGCTGAACTCGAGAAGCACCTGGCCAACAAGGAAGCCGACATCCTCAAGGTGTGA
- the pyrH gene encoding UMP kinase, translating to MTYTRVLLKLSGEALMGSQGYGIDPAIVQSIASDVAKVVANGTQLAIVVGGGNIFRGLKGSAAGMERATADYVGMLATVMNAITLQDGLERAGVPTRVQTAIAMQEVAEPYIRRKAIRHLEKNRVVVFGAGCGNPFFTTDTTAALRAAEINADVVFKATKVDGVYDKDPAKHADAVKHAQLSYQDVLSGELGVMDSTAIALCKDNNIPIVVFNLFEPGNIGRAVAGEPIGSRIGDPS from the coding sequence ATGACCTACACACGCGTCCTGCTGAAACTCAGCGGCGAAGCTCTGATGGGATCTCAGGGCTATGGCATCGATCCCGCCATTGTTCAGTCGATTGCTTCCGATGTGGCCAAGGTGGTGGCCAATGGCACCCAGCTGGCGATCGTCGTGGGCGGCGGCAACATCTTCCGCGGGCTGAAGGGGTCTGCAGCGGGCATGGAGAGAGCCACAGCTGACTACGTCGGCATGTTGGCCACGGTGATGAACGCCATCACCCTCCAGGACGGGCTCGAGAGGGCTGGTGTTCCCACCCGGGTGCAGACCGCCATCGCCATGCAGGAAGTGGCGGAGCCGTATATCCGTCGCAAGGCAATCCGGCATCTGGAGAAAAACCGGGTGGTGGTGTTCGGCGCCGGTTGCGGCAACCCGTTCTTCACCACCGACACCACGGCTGCCCTGAGGGCCGCCGAAATCAATGCCGATGTGGTGTTCAAAGCCACCAAGGTGGATGGGGTTTACGACAAAGACCCGGCCAAGCACGCCGACGCGGTGAAGCACGCGCAGCTCAGCTATCAGGATGTACTCAGCGGAGAGCTGGGCGTGATGGACAGCACCGCCATCGCCCTCTGCAAAGACAACAACATCCCGATTGTTGTCTTCAACCTGTTTGAACCTGGCAACATCGGCAGAGCCGTGGCCGGGGAACCGATCGGGTCCCGCATCGGCGACCCCTCCTAA
- the cobO gene encoding cob(I)yrinic acid a,c-diamide adenosyltransferase → MSTNDLDQSAAELGMGGKLAPETDDAGYRKRMERRQQVQKQRVEERNKEKGLVLVFTGQGKGKTTAGLGLVLRTLGHGERVAIVQFIKGGWEPGEARALQAFGDQVSWHALGEGFTWETQNRERDQQLVEAAWQTALGYLRDASVKLVLLDELNVALKLGYIEAHTVIAGLNERPELTHVAVTGRGAPAELVERADLVTEMTLVHHPFREQGVKAQAGIEF, encoded by the coding sequence ATGAGCACGAACGACCTCGATCAATCCGCCGCGGAACTGGGCATGGGGGGCAAGCTCGCCCCAGAAACCGACGATGCCGGTTACCGCAAACGGATGGAGCGGCGCCAGCAGGTGCAGAAGCAACGGGTGGAGGAACGCAACAAGGAGAAGGGGCTGGTGCTGGTGTTCACCGGCCAGGGCAAGGGAAAAACCACCGCCGGGCTTGGGCTGGTGCTGCGCACCCTTGGCCATGGCGAGCGGGTGGCGATTGTTCAATTCATCAAGGGGGGCTGGGAGCCCGGCGAAGCACGGGCACTGCAGGCCTTCGGTGATCAGGTGAGCTGGCATGCCCTGGGGGAAGGCTTCACCTGGGAAACCCAGAACCGAGAGCGGGATCAGCAACTGGTGGAGGCGGCCTGGCAGACGGCCCTGGGCTACCTGCGCGATGCCAGCGTGAAATTGGTGCTACTCGACGAACTGAACGTGGCCTTGAAACTGGGCTACATCGAGGCCCATACGGTGATCGCCGGATTGAACGAGCGACCGGAGCTCACCCACGTGGCGGTGACCGGCCGAGGTGCACCAGCCGAGCTTGTGGAGCGGGCCGATCTGGTGACAGAAATGACCCTGGTGCACCACCCTTTCCGCGAACAGGGAGTGAAGGCCCAGGCAGGCATCGAGTTTTAA
- a CDS encoding class I SAM-dependent methyltransferase → MTSFLRPLAYHYRWIYDTVTAVSSLSVGGVERLRGLGLEAVQPHLKPGAAVLDLCCGSGEAAAPWLAAGYAVTGLDVSPRALDLAAQRHPSLERVEGLAEDPPLADASFSAIQLSVALHEFPRSDRERVLRSALRLLEPGGWLVLVDLHPAGPWLKLPQQLFCALFETDTATAMLEDDLPTELEQLGFSSVSQELLAGRALQRITATRPR, encoded by the coding sequence ATGACCTCATTTCTGAGGCCGCTGGCCTACCACTACCGCTGGATTTACGACACGGTCACGGCGGTGTCGTCGCTGAGTGTTGGCGGGGTGGAGCGCCTTCGGGGCCTCGGGCTCGAAGCGGTGCAGCCCCATCTCAAGCCAGGCGCGGCGGTGCTGGATCTCTGCTGCGGCAGTGGCGAAGCAGCGGCCCCCTGGCTGGCGGCGGGCTACGCCGTGACGGGGCTCGATGTCTCCCCCCGGGCCCTGGATTTGGCCGCCCAACGCCACCCCAGCCTGGAGCGGGTGGAAGGGCTGGCCGAAGATCCACCCCTGGCCGATGCCAGCTTCAGCGCCATCCAGCTGAGCGTGGCCCTGCACGAATTTCCCCGCAGCGATCGGGAACGGGTGCTCCGCAGTGCCCTACGGCTGCTGGAACCGGGCGGCTGGTTGGTGCTTGTGGATCTGCATCCAGCCGGACCTTGGCTGAAACTTCCCCAGCAACTGTTTTGTGCCCTGTTTGAAACCGACACCGCCACCGCCATGCTGGAGGACGACCTCCCCACCGAGCTGGAGCAACTCGGGTTCAGCAGCGTGAGCCAGGAGCTGCTGGCGGGTCGAGCCTTGCAACGCATCACCGCCACTCGGCCTCGATAG
- a CDS encoding site-specific integrase: MELKSALETANAQLAAQGSRLRIEQRGRRLNLRGSLPLRGDPSRNSLQRISLGLMADAAGLNQALSTAALVQLQLEQRSFDWTLWSASSSAATARGRSIGIQAAIEGFEAAFFADPRRRRSPASSRTTWTSAYLPYLRRLARQCGDQPLEPALLMQTLTSYEDGSRSRQQCATALAALARHLELPLPEDWRQEAGGYGLHRARFRQLPTDPQILEAAGRIPNPQWRLAFALMATYGLRNHEVFFCDCSSLAAGGDQVLRVLPTTKTGEHQSWPFHPDWVERFGLQELAENPAALPAIQTDLRRTTLQQVGRRVSEQFRRYDLPITPYDLRHAWAVRTIHVGLPDTVAARMMGHSVTIHTRTYHHWITRRDQQQAVDAALARQPA, translated from the coding sequence ATGGAGCTCAAAAGTGCGCTGGAGACCGCCAATGCGCAGCTGGCGGCACAGGGGTCGCGCCTGCGCATCGAACAGCGGGGTCGGCGGCTGAACCTGCGCGGGTCTCTGCCGTTGCGCGGGGATCCGAGCCGCAACAGCCTGCAACGGATCAGCCTGGGGCTAATGGCCGATGCAGCAGGACTGAATCAGGCCCTCAGCACCGCTGCCCTGGTGCAGTTGCAACTTGAGCAGCGCAGTTTTGATTGGACGCTCTGGTCGGCCTCCTCCTCTGCAGCCACGGCCAGAGGGCGTTCGATCGGGATCCAGGCCGCCATCGAGGGCTTCGAAGCAGCCTTTTTTGCCGACCCGCGCCGACGCCGTTCCCCGGCGAGCAGTCGCACCACCTGGACCAGTGCCTATTTGCCCTACCTCCGGCGACTGGCGCGTCAGTGCGGTGATCAGCCGCTGGAGCCAGCGCTGCTGATGCAGACGCTGACCAGTTACGAGGACGGCAGCCGCAGCCGGCAGCAATGCGCCACAGCCCTGGCCGCCCTGGCCCGGCACCTGGAGCTGCCCTTGCCGGAAGACTGGCGCCAGGAGGCCGGCGGCTATGGCCTGCACCGGGCCCGCTTCCGCCAGCTGCCCACCGATCCGCAGATCCTCGAGGCCGCAGGCCGCATCCCCAATCCACAGTGGCGCCTGGCCTTTGCCCTGATGGCCACCTACGGCCTGCGCAACCACGAGGTGTTCTTCTGCGATTGCTCCTCCCTGGCAGCGGGCGGGGATCAGGTGCTGCGGGTGCTGCCCACCACCAAAACCGGTGAACACCAGAGCTGGCCGTTCCACCCCGACTGGGTCGAGCGCTTTGGGCTTCAAGAGCTGGCGGAGAACCCGGCCGCCTTACCGGCGATCCAGACCGATCTGCGGCGCACCACCCTGCAGCAGGTGGGACGGCGGGTGAGTGAGCAGTTCCGCCGCTACGACCTGCCGATTACCCCCTACGACCTGCGCCACGCCTGGGCGGTGCGCACCATCCATGTCGGCCTGCCGGACACCGTCGCCGCCAGGATGATGGGCCACTCGGTGACGATCCACACCCGCACCTATCACCACTGGATCACCCGGCGTGATCAGCAGCAGGCGGTGGATGCAGCCCTGGCCCGGCAACCGGCCTGA
- the hemH gene encoding ferrochelatase, with product MSRVGVVLLNLGGPERIQDVGPFLYNLFADPEIIRLPSPALQKPLAWLISTLRSGKSQEAYRSIGGGSPLRRITEQQARELQSLLRQRGIDATSYVAMRYWHPFTESAVADIKADGMDEVVVLPLYPHFSISTSGSSFRELQRLRQADPAFEKLPIRCIRSWFDHPGYVKAMAELIATEVRNSDDPTKAHVFFSAHGVPKSYVEEAGDPYQKEIETCTGLIMKELAVQMGHENPFTLAYQSRVGPVEWLKPYTEEALEELGQAKTNDLVVVPISFVSEHIETLEEIDIEYRELATEAGVVNFRRVRALDTYAPFIEGLADLVATSLQGPEVSLDAAAELPNKVKLYPQEKWEWGWNNSSEVWNGRLAMVGFSAFLLELISGQGPLHALGLL from the coding sequence ATGTCTCGCGTCGGTGTCGTCCTGCTGAACCTGGGTGGCCCGGAGCGGATCCAGGACGTTGGCCCGTTTCTCTACAACCTGTTCGCCGATCCGGAGATCATTCGGCTTCCCAGTCCGGCGCTGCAGAAGCCGCTGGCTTGGTTGATCAGCACCCTGCGCAGTGGAAAGTCGCAGGAGGCCTATCGCTCCATCGGTGGCGGATCACCGCTGCGGCGCATCACCGAGCAGCAGGCCCGTGAACTCCAGAGCTTGCTGCGCCAGCGCGGCATCGATGCCACCAGTTATGTGGCCATGCGCTACTGGCATCCGTTCACCGAATCCGCTGTAGCGGACATCAAGGCCGATGGCATGGATGAGGTGGTGGTGCTCCCCCTCTACCCCCATTTCTCGATCAGCACCAGTGGATCCAGTTTCCGTGAGCTGCAGCGCCTGCGTCAGGCGGATCCGGCCTTTGAGAAGTTGCCGATTCGCTGCATCCGCAGCTGGTTTGACCACCCGGGCTATGTGAAGGCCATGGCCGAGCTGATCGCGACAGAGGTCCGCAACAGCGACGACCCCACGAAGGCTCACGTCTTCTTTAGTGCCCACGGTGTGCCGAAGAGCTACGTCGAAGAGGCGGGCGACCCCTATCAAAAAGAGATCGAAACCTGCACCGGTTTGATCATGAAGGAGTTGGCCGTTCAGATGGGCCACGAGAACCCCTTCACCCTGGCCTACCAAAGCCGTGTGGGTCCGGTGGAGTGGCTCAAGCCCTACACCGAGGAGGCCCTTGAGGAATTGGGGCAAGCCAAGACCAACGATCTGGTGGTGGTGCCGATCAGCTTCGTCAGCGAACACATCGAGACGCTTGAGGAAATCGACATCGAATACCGGGAGTTGGCCACCGAAGCCGGTGTGGTGAATTTCCGTCGGGTGCGTGCTCTCGACACCTATGCCCCCTTCATCGAGGGATTGGCGGATCTCGTGGCCACCAGCCTGCAGGGCCCTGAGGTGAGTCTCGATGCGGCGGCGGAGCTGCCCAACAAGGTGAAGCTCTATCCCCAGGAGAAGTGGGAATGGGGTTGGAACAACAGTTCCGAGGTCTGGAACGGCCGTCTGGCCATGGTTGGTTTTTCAGCCTTTTTGCTCGAGCTGATCAGTGGTCAAGGGCCGCTGCACGCCCTCGGCTTGCTCTGA
- the ilvB gene encoding biosynthetic-type acetolactate synthase large subunit, giving the protein MTLTSASSAVTGQQAGHGGQRMSGATALMDALRRHGVDTIFGYPGGAILPIYDALHIAESEGWVKHILVRHEQAGTHAADAYARATGKVGVCFGTSGPGATNLVTGIATAQMDSVPMVVITGQVPRPAIGTDAFQETDIFGITLPIVKHSWVVRDPADLASIVAQAFLIAASGRPGPVLIDIPKDVGQEMFDYVPVEPGSIVPKGFRKPQPPRDEPILSALELIAEAERPLLYVGGGAISAGAHDSLRVIAERYQIPVTTTLMGKGAFDENDPLSVGMLGMHGTAYANFAVTECDLLIAVGARFDDRVTGKLDTFAPRARVIHFEIDPAEIGKTRRPDVAVLGDLGLSVARLVELSLQQQVQPRTAPWLARIAEWKQTYPLTVPPTEGPLFPQEVLLAVRELAPNAIVTTDVGQHQMWAAQYLRNGPRGWISSAGLGTMGFGMPAAMGAQVACPDRQVVCIAGDASILMNIQELGTLAAYGLPVKVVIVNNHWQGMVRQWQESFYEERYSASDMLNGMPDFVALARSFGVDGVHIRERDSLKRDLEAALKAPGPMLIDIHVRRGENCYPMVPPGKSNAEMVGLPAPMPVLNAPTS; this is encoded by the coding sequence GTGACTCTCACCTCAGCGTCTTCGGCCGTCACTGGGCAGCAGGCCGGTCACGGTGGCCAGAGAATGTCTGGGGCGACAGCCCTGATGGATGCGTTGCGGCGCCATGGCGTCGACACGATTTTCGGCTACCCCGGCGGCGCGATTCTCCCGATCTACGACGCACTCCATATCGCCGAGAGCGAGGGCTGGGTGAAGCACATCCTGGTGCGGCATGAGCAGGCCGGCACCCACGCGGCCGATGCCTATGCGCGTGCCACCGGCAAGGTGGGCGTTTGCTTCGGCACGTCGGGGCCGGGTGCCACCAACCTGGTGACCGGCATCGCCACCGCCCAGATGGACTCGGTGCCCATGGTGGTGATCACCGGTCAGGTGCCGCGTCCGGCGATTGGCACCGATGCCTTCCAGGAGACTGACATCTTCGGCATCACCCTGCCGATCGTGAAACATTCCTGGGTGGTGCGCGATCCGGCTGATCTCGCCTCCATCGTTGCCCAGGCCTTCCTGATTGCAGCCAGTGGTCGTCCGGGCCCCGTGCTGATCGACATCCCGAAGGATGTTGGCCAGGAGATGTTCGATTACGTGCCGGTTGAGCCCGGATCGATTGTTCCCAAAGGCTTCCGCAAGCCTCAGCCCCCCCGGGATGAACCGATCCTGTCGGCGCTTGAGCTGATCGCCGAGGCGGAGCGTCCGCTGCTCTATGTGGGCGGTGGTGCGATCTCAGCCGGTGCTCACGACAGCCTGCGGGTGATCGCTGAGCGCTATCAGATCCCTGTCACCACCACCTTGATGGGGAAGGGTGCCTTCGATGAAAACGACCCTCTCTCGGTGGGCATGCTCGGCATGCATGGCACGGCCTATGCCAACTTCGCCGTCACCGAATGCGATCTGCTGATTGCTGTTGGCGCCCGTTTTGACGATCGGGTGACCGGAAAGCTCGACACCTTCGCCCCCCGGGCCCGGGTGATCCACTTTGAGATTGACCCGGCCGAAATCGGCAAGACTCGCCGCCCCGATGTTGCGGTGCTCGGTGATCTGGGCCTGAGCGTGGCGCGCTTGGTGGAGCTGAGCCTGCAGCAGCAGGTGCAACCCCGCACGGCCCCTTGGTTGGCGCGCATCGCCGAGTGGAAACAGACCTATCCCCTCACCGTGCCTCCCACCGAAGGCCCCCTCTTCCCCCAGGAGGTGCTGCTGGCCGTTCGCGAGCTGGCACCGAATGCCATCGTCACCACGGACGTGGGTCAGCACCAGATGTGGGCGGCCCAGTACCTGCGCAATGGGCCCCGGGGCTGGATCAGCAGTGCCGGTCTTGGAACCATGGGCTTCGGCATGCCGGCCGCCATGGGCGCCCAGGTGGCGTGCCCCGATCGTCAGGTGGTGTGCATCGCGGGTGACGCCAGCATCCTGATGAACATCCAGGAGTTGGGAACCCTGGCGGCCTATGGCCTTCCGGTGAAGGTGGTGATCGTCAACAACCACTGGCAGGGCATGGTGCGTCAGTGGCAGGAGAGCTTCTACGAGGAGCGTTATTCCGCCTCCGACATGCTCAATGGCATGCCGGACTTCGTGGCTCTCGCCCGCTCCTTCGGTGTGGACGGCGTGCACATCCGCGAGCGGGACTCGTTGAAGCGTGATCTCGAGGCGGCGCTCAAGGCCCCCGGCCCGATGTTGATCGACATCCACGTGCGTCGTGGTGAGAACTGCTATCCGATGGTTCCCCCGGGCAAAAGCAATGCTGAAATGGTGGGCCTTCCGGCTCCCATGCCGGTCCTCAACGCCCCGACCTCTTGA
- a CDS encoding nuclease, which yields MIRLVLIGVLLLLWAVPVQAAEVLQVRSSSLLQVGDHNRTYTVALACSAVDASQEAEATAWLRQELPRRRKVNLRPVGSSEGQLMARVTPIGAERDLSTGLIAAGLASNSCGVDG from the coding sequence TTGATTCGTCTTGTCTTAATCGGCGTTCTGCTGCTGCTTTGGGCCGTGCCGGTGCAGGCCGCAGAGGTGCTTCAGGTGCGCAGCAGTTCCCTGCTGCAGGTGGGAGACCACAACCGCACTTACACCGTTGCCCTGGCCTGTTCCGCCGTTGATGCAAGCCAAGAGGCCGAGGCCACTGCATGGTTGCGTCAGGAACTGCCGCGCCGTCGCAAGGTCAATCTGCGGCCGGTCGGCTCCAGCGAGGGGCAGCTGATGGCCAGAGTGACCCCGATCGGTGCTGAGCGTGACCTCAGCACCGGCTTGATTGCCGCTGGTTTGGCCAGCAACAGCTGTGGGGTCGATGGCTGA
- a CDS encoding GIVxVP protein — translation MADNRIARGIVLVPCLLLGGAFLATAAWGQGAAAENRTLAIGIGAGLLLAGWLSQLGGGSDGGPESSVTKPDESDPSP, via the coding sequence ATGGCTGATAACCGCATTGCCCGGGGCATTGTCTTGGTGCCCTGTCTGCTGCTGGGGGGTGCCTTTCTGGCCACAGCGGCCTGGGGGCAGGGCGCCGCAGCTGAAAACCGCACCCTGGCCATCGGCATCGGTGCTGGCTTGCTGTTGGCAGGTTGGTTGTCCCAGTTGGGTGGCGGCTCAGACGGTGGGCCTGAATCCTCTGTGACAAAACCGGACGAGTCCGACCCCTCTCCCTAA
- a CDS encoding NAD(P)/FAD-dependent oxidoreductase: MLRLSELKLPLDHGEEALQEAVLKRLRIPPDRLLGQTLVKRSVDARRRDRIQLIYSVDVQVKGEAALLRRIGNKGRVRLAPDTRYRSVGQAPDGFPLDAADRPVVVGAGPCGYFAALLLAQMGFRPLLLERGQAVKQRTADTFGFWRGTSPFNPESNAQFGEGGAGTFSDGKLYSQVSDPEHYGRKVLEELVACGASEEILTLHRPHIGTFKLATVVRGLRARIEALGGEVRFNSRVTRLQLSDSSAGKPHQLDGVVLADGTEIPCRHLVLAPGHSARDCFEMLEQIGVQLQRKPFSVGVRIEHPQHLIDAARWGEAAGHPRLGAAEYKLVHHAENGRCVYSFCMCPGGFVVGATSEEGRVVTNGMSQHSRNERNANSGLVVALDADDLAPFERFPGDPLAGIALQRELEERAFRLGGSSYAAPAQRLEDFLAARPSTRLGGIAASYQPGVHPADLDDLLPAAIVEALREALPAFARKLKGYDHPDAVLTGVETRTSSPVRIPRDEALESLNVKGLVPAGEGAGYAGGILSAGIDGIRAAEALAIQILKTKPV; encoded by the coding sequence ATGCTGCGCCTGAGTGAACTGAAGCTGCCCCTCGACCATGGGGAAGAAGCGCTGCAGGAGGCGGTGCTCAAGCGTTTGAGGATTCCGCCGGATCGTCTTTTGGGTCAGACCCTGGTGAAGCGCAGTGTTGATGCGCGGCGTCGCGACCGGATTCAGCTGATTTACAGCGTGGATGTGCAGGTGAAGGGTGAAGCCGCCCTGTTACGGCGCATCGGCAACAAAGGCCGGGTGCGTCTGGCTCCAGACACCCGCTACCGGTCTGTGGGTCAGGCCCCCGATGGCTTCCCCTTGGATGCGGCCGATCGGCCTGTGGTGGTGGGGGCAGGCCCCTGCGGTTATTTCGCTGCTCTGCTGTTGGCACAGATGGGGTTCCGACCGCTGTTGCTGGAACGGGGTCAGGCCGTGAAGCAACGCACCGCTGACACCTTTGGCTTCTGGCGGGGCACCAGCCCCTTCAACCCGGAATCCAATGCCCAATTCGGTGAGGGCGGAGCCGGCACCTTCTCCGACGGCAAGCTCTACAGCCAGGTGAGCGATCCCGAGCACTACGGCCGCAAGGTGCTGGAGGAGCTGGTGGCCTGTGGTGCCAGCGAGGAGATCCTCACGTTGCACCGCCCCCACATCGGCACCTTCAAGCTCGCCACCGTGGTGCGTGGCCTGCGGGCACGGATTGAAGCTCTGGGCGGTGAGGTGCGTTTCAACAGTCGCGTGACACGCCTCCAGCTCAGCGACAGCAGCGCTGGGAAGCCCCATCAACTCGATGGGGTGGTGCTGGCCGATGGAACGGAGATTCCCTGCCGCCATCTGGTGCTGGCTCCCGGTCATTCCGCGCGCGACTGCTTCGAAATGCTGGAGCAGATCGGTGTGCAGCTGCAGCGCAAACCGTTTTCCGTGGGTGTGCGGATTGAGCATCCGCAGCATCTGATTGACGCAGCCCGCTGGGGAGAGGCGGCGGGCCATCCGCGTCTCGGGGCCGCCGAGTACAAGCTGGTTCACCATGCTGAAAACGGCCGCTGCGTCTACAGCTTCTGCATGTGTCCCGGAGGATTTGTGGTGGGTGCCACCTCGGAGGAAGGCCGGGTGGTGACCAATGGCATGAGCCAGCACTCCCGCAACGAGCGCAACGCCAACAGCGGTTTGGTTGTGGCTCTGGACGCCGATGACCTGGCACCGTTTGAACGCTTCCCCGGGGATCCGCTGGCGGGGATTGCTCTGCAGCGGGAGCTGGAGGAGCGCGCCTTCAGGCTTGGAGGGAGCAGTTACGCCGCACCGGCGCAGCGGTTGGAGGATTTCCTGGCGGCCCGTCCCTCCACCCGTCTGGGTGGCATCGCCGCGTCGTATCAGCCGGGTGTGCATCCCGCCGATCTGGATGACCTGCTCCCTGCTGCCATCGTTGAGGCCTTGCGGGAGGCGTTGCCGGCCTTTGCCCGCAAGCTGAAGGGGTATGACCACCCCGATGCGGTGCTCACCGGCGTGGAAACCCGCACGTCATCGCCCGTGCGGATTCCCAGGGATGAAGCGTTGGAATCGCTCAATGTGAAGGGGCTGGTGCCCGCGGGTGAAGGGGCGGGCTATGCCGGCGGCATCCTCTCGGCCGGAATCGATGGCATTCGGGCTGCTGAAGCCTTGGCCATTCAGATCCTGAAGACCAAGCCTGTTTAA
- the pgeF gene encoding peptidoglycan editing factor PgeF, with product MKDGPFDRPDSRFNTLKGWTWIGCYGGYYLQSDLLHGQGFEHGFFTRLWHGRGPDELAGYVSAGISVHRPQQIHSGIVLNASDAPQDPWPEADGLVSDRGGQSLWVCGADCTPVLIADPGTGHAAACHAGWRGVAAGILITALDRLVERGARREDLVVALGPAVSGPCYQVGDEVVKAVSAAVPNKASLSDAGALLPDEQPGRHRLDIRTAARVQLQGAGIPSGRIAHCPLCTVSEPELFHSWRRDQVKAVQWSGIVAQAPVCS from the coding sequence ATGAAAGACGGGCCGTTTGATCGACCAGACAGCCGCTTCAACACGTTGAAGGGCTGGACCTGGATCGGTTGTTACGGGGGCTATTACCTCCAGAGCGATCTGCTGCATGGGCAAGGGTTCGAGCACGGCTTCTTCACCCGGCTCTGGCACGGCCGTGGTCCTGATGAACTGGCGGGGTACGTCAGTGCCGGCATCAGCGTCCACAGGCCCCAGCAGATCCACAGTGGAATCGTTCTGAACGCCAGCGACGCCCCGCAGGATCCCTGGCCTGAGGCCGATGGCCTGGTGAGTGATCGCGGGGGCCAGAGCCTCTGGGTGTGCGGTGCCGACTGCACACCGGTTCTGATCGCGGATCCCGGCACGGGGCATGCCGCGGCCTGTCATGCCGGTTGGCGGGGGGTGGCGGCTGGAATCCTGATCACGGCCCTGGATCGGTTGGTGGAGCGGGGGGCCCGGCGGGAGGATCTGGTGGTTGCCCTGGGCCCGGCCGTCAGCGGCCCCTGCTACCAGGTGGGCGATGAGGTGGTGAAGGCCGTCAGCGCCGCGGTCCCCAACAAGGCTTCCCTGTCCGATGCAGGGGCCCTGCTGCCGGATGAGCAACCGGGGCGGCATCGCCTGGACATTCGAACCGCCGCCAGAGTGCAGCTCCAGGGCGCAGGAATCCCGAGCGGACGGATCGCCCACTGCCCGCTGTGCACCGTCAGTGAGCCCGAGCTGTTCCATTCCTGGCGACGGGATCAGGTGAAAGCCGTTCAGTGGAGCGGAATCGTGGCGCAAGCCCCCGTCTGCAGCTGA
- a CDS encoding Tab2/Atab2 family RNA-binding protein has product MSTAALTAAEDWELDFYSRPILEADGRKRWELLITSTPAATGDAEPFRFAKVCPSGEVNSLWLSQALAEAKQASASGGWGSPVRLRCWRSSMRTMVQRAAAEQDLEVIPSRRTFALLDWLQQREREVYPEEEGFMAGPLAPPPAPVPTPPVPLPEEVQGDAWSWATLPASLLLEASEWPMSFSGLLPVPDGINPEASVPGLRLFSQSRSLAMAGWLGGLEPVRMIVEDRQLVLEAGQDDRWLVSDLEPDVAAEISEALATSQQQVRGLQFIAIQSSPEEQTFGGFWMLRDIPMA; this is encoded by the coding sequence ATGAGCACTGCTGCCCTGACAGCCGCCGAAGACTGGGAACTCGACTTCTACTCCCGACCCATCCTTGAGGCCGATGGCCGCAAGCGTTGGGAACTGCTGATCACCTCCACCCCCGCTGCAACTGGGGATGCAGAGCCATTTCGCTTCGCCAAGGTGTGCCCCTCTGGTGAGGTGAATTCGCTCTGGTTGAGCCAAGCCCTGGCTGAAGCCAAACAGGCATCCGCAAGCGGGGGCTGGGGTTCGCCCGTGCGCTTGCGCTGCTGGCGCAGTTCGATGCGCACCATGGTGCAGCGCGCCGCAGCCGAACAAGACCTCGAGGTGATTCCAAGTCGCCGCACCTTCGCCCTGCTCGACTGGCTTCAGCAGCGCGAAAGGGAGGTGTATCCCGAGGAGGAGGGCTTCATGGCGGGCCCGCTGGCACCACCGCCGGCGCCTGTTCCAACCCCTCCAGTGCCCCTGCCGGAGGAAGTTCAAGGCGACGCCTGGAGCTGGGCCACCCTGCCGGCGAGCCTGCTGCTGGAGGCATCGGAATGGCCGATGAGTTTCAGCGGGCTGCTGCCTGTGCCCGATGGCATCAACCCCGAGGCCTCTGTGCCGGGTCTGCGCCTGTTCAGCCAGAGCCGCTCCCTCGCCATGGCGGGTTGGTTGGGTGGTCTGGAACCGGTGCGGATGATCGTTGAAGACCGCCAGCTGGTGCTGGAGGCTGGTCAGGATGACCGTTGGTTGGTGAGCGACCTGGAGCCAGACGTCGCCGCTGAAATCTCCGAGGCCCTGGCCACTTCGCAGCAGCAGGTGCGCGGCCTCCAGTTCATCGCCATCCAGTCCAGCCCCGAAGAACAGACCTTCGGCGGCTTCTGGATGCTGCGGGACATCCCCATGGCCTGA